DNA from Bos indicus isolate NIAB-ARS_2022 breed Sahiwal x Tharparkar chromosome 15, NIAB-ARS_B.indTharparkar_mat_pri_1.0, whole genome shotgun sequence:
gcagtccatggggtctcagagagttggacacgactgagtgactgaactgaaccaaaccatCTAGTTGCTTTTTCACATATTCTCTGCTTGAAACTTCCCTTGTCTTAAATCTTTCCATGTTAAGTTTTACATGTAtatccagggaaatcttcccttAACCGTCCCCTCCTCAAAGTCTTCTAGTTTTCAGGCCTCCTCTCATAcgtgtttctggtgtacagcactGAGCTCCATGAGATTATTATACAGTAACTCACTATTCTGAATaggcttgattgctctcttccTGTTTTTACTCCCTGATATCTGAAGTCTGACTTTTATTTGATGTCCCCTCAAAACACAGAAAGGTATTTAATAATATGGAGTCAGTAAAGATGTTTTAATGCATTCAAATTGCAAATTAATGACTTATGTTGctcttatatatgtgtatatgtttgttattaaaaaataaagagtacaGTTTTGACTCTATGAGGAGATTTGAAAAAAGCAGGCATATGATTGACGACATTGCAATCTATGTTAAAACTATGCTTTCTACTTTGGGAGGATTATATTAGATAAATGTCATCATTATATGCTTAGAGATAGCCACCAAAATGAAGAATATAACTTAAGAATAAGGAAATGAAATGGTTAAATACAATTAGCATGATATGAATCTTTAATTAACCCAGATAAGATTTAATTTCCcattaccctggtggctcagtgttaaaagaatctgcctgccaatgcaggagacctgagtttgatttaTCCCTTGATCAGGCAGCTcctctggagggggaaatggcaatccactccagtatccttgactgggaaatcaatgaacagaggagtctggtaggctacagtccttgggattgcaaagagtcggacacagctcaGAGACTAACACTTTACCTAACATTTAGAAGAGACatcactaaaaaataattttaaaaaataacaaaaacaaaagcactgaGAACAAGGCTGTCAAACATAAAGTATCGAAACTCTATCAAGGACAGAGTTATGGAAACATTTGGTTTTATAAATgtgagagaaaatataaatagagtATGTCTGAACTGATTTTACAACACAAATATGAAATATGTTAACTAAACTTGGGAAGCAACTTCAAAGAAGAGGTGATAATTAAATGGGCCTTAAAAGTAAATAGTTTTccctttatgtatttttcttgtaGGGAAGTGTACTAGGAATGGCAAAGACAAGTGGAAGAGAAGCAAAGCAAGTCATGTTTTTATTGACAAAGAGACCAGTGGGCATTCCTTCTTGGTTGGGAGAGTTGAATGGAATCAGAACAATAAGACTATTCAGGGACACAATTATGAAAGGTCACATATATTGTAAAATGTAATTCACACCTTATTTTTGATATACAGCACAATAATTTGAAATGTATAAACGTCAAAGTTTTGTGTTTTGGAAGTAGAGAAAGATGACTGAGAggaagagcccagaaaaataaagaacatgtgaatagagcttttttttttttttttcttttttctttctgatctagTCTACTGTCTTTTCTTTGAGACTGTAAGTAGTATTTAGAAATTAATAATTCTCAACATATATTCTTGAATGAGAGAATGAGTGAACTGAAATAGGCTCCTGAAGAAGCAGCATTTAGACATGAAAAGCcctgaaggtgaagttgctcagttgtgtcctactctttgcgactccatggactgtagcgcaccaggccccttggtccaggggattttccaggcaagaatactggagtgggttgccattcccttctccaggagaccttcccgacccagggattgaacccaggtctcccacattgtaggcagatgcttaaccgtctgagccaccaaggaagtcctttagACATAATCAAGACAAATGTTACGGATAGGAGATGCACAGTCTTGGCTATAGATCAGAGAGGGAGGTGTAGCCTAGACCTGTTTATCCATAAGttgtttatctgtgtgtgtgaaaatgGTGATGGTGGGGGATGGGCTAGATTACAGTTTTTTATATTGTGCTTGTAATGGCCTCTATATAATGAACTCAATTTTTAGAGTCTTGGCCTGTATAATTTGGACAAATTAAAATAGAACAGATTACAGTACAACACAATGGACCATGCAAGGTAAGTGATGCCAGGTAATCAGAGTAGTATTCTAGATGCATTTATTAGTCAACACCATCAAGTAAAAGGTATTTATTTCTGTGATTTGTAGTCAAAAAGTTTGAGTCTGAAAGCTAGTTGTCTAGAGAAGTGGCTTGGTCTGGGCAGTTCTATGAACAAAAacattgtctcttttttttcttttttttatttattcaaaaattacatttgttttttttttaatttaattttattttttaactttacaatattgtattggttttgccatgtatcaacatgaatcagcctactcagccatttgttttttaaaatgcaaattattttcatttcttttgaccaTGTAAATTCCTGCTTTAGAGATAAAAATGTGcaatattaaagcaaaaaaaaatctggaaataatttGCTTCTTACCATAGAACTAATAAGATATAGTGATAGGATAATAATAAGGTGTGGACTTAAGTCAGAAAATTCACAGATTTGTAACACAACTAATCATATGCAGACCAGCCTGCTGATTTTGTTTGAGATGCTTGTTTTGATCTCCTTTTCCTCATATGCAGAATGAGTGTAATGATATGATTTTAGGTTTAAAGTTTTGGTAAAACAAATGAAGTAAATAAACTCCTCATTGTTTTCTTCCATACTTACCTATTTTCAGTATTTGCATTATTAACGTAACTAAGAAAATAGTCTATAATTGATAGTGACCTTTTAGTGATaaattattaaaggaaaacagaaaatgcagaaCTGTGTTTCCGCCTGCCTTAGAATAAAATGGAGTTCTGTCTGCACAGGTACAATGACAGATACATCAAAGACAAGCGCCACTGCAGAATATTTCCTGTATGCTATTAATGCTAACAGtttctcaataaaagaaaaatagctacggacttccagtggttaagactttgcctttcagtgcaggggtatgggttcccagatggcactagtggtaaggaagctgcctgccaattcaggagactcaagagaagtgggttctgtccttgggttgggaagatcccctggagaaggaaatagcaacctcctccagtattctcgctgggagaatcacatggatagaggagactggcaggctacatacagtccactggatcacaaagattcggacatgactgagagtctGAGCAATAactggataaaataaaataaaacagattaatTAGGTAAGATACCACTTGActcaaggccaaaaaaataaaataaaataaaaataaaacataaagcagaagcaatactgtCATGAATTGACCAAAGACTTTCAAGAATGGCTGAACATTTTAATAAGTCAGATTAAAGTTGATGACAGCTTAATGTTCAAGAACTTTCAACAGAAACCAGAATGTTCCACAGCTCCCTTCTTTGTATAAACAATGAATCCGGGAGAGGAGAGCTATGCCTTTCCCATGTTTATCTGTTTCTACTCTCCATCCCATTCCCAGAATCCCTGTATGCTAACTATATGTTAGCATTAAATCTCCTTACAAAATATCAAAGCATAAAAATACCACTTATATAACGGCAActtgaatttgtctttttttatacTTCCTCATGCAGATATCTGGAAGAGATATGGCACAGATCAACTGCACTCAGGTAAAGGAGTTTATTCTCGTTGGCCTCACGGATCAAGAGGAGTTGAAGACGCCCCTCTTTGTCCTGTTCTTATCCATCTACCTCTTCACAGTAGCAGGCAACCTTGGTCTGATCCTAGTCATCATAACAGATTCAAGACTCCACACGCCAATGTACTTCTTTCTTAGCAACCTGGCCTTTGTTGATTTCTGTTATGCTTCTGTCGTTACACCCAAAATGCTTGGAAATTTCTTGTATAAGCAAAATGTTATCTCTTTCAACTCATGTGCTGCCCAGTTAGGCTGTTTCCTCACTTTCATGGTATCCGAGTGCTTGCTACTGACTTCCATGGCCTACGATCGATATGTGGGCATTTGTAACCCTCTCCTCTATATGGCCTCAATGTCCCGAGGAATCTGTATTCAGCTCGTAGCTGTCCCCTACAGCTATGGCTTTTTGATGGCGCTGTTTCACACCATCTTCACTTTTCGTCTCTCCTATTGCCACTCGAATACCATCAACCATTTCTACTGCGATGACATGCCTCTTCTCAGGCTCACCTGTTCAGATACACGTTCCAAACAGCTATGGATTTTGGCCTGTGCTGGTGTTACTCTCATCTCCTCTGTTCTGATTGTCTTTATCTCCTACATGTTTATTATTTCTACCATCCTGAGAATGCACTCAGCTGAGGGAAGACACAAAGCATTCTCCACATGTAGCTCCCATATACTTGCAGTCACCATATTCTACGGGACCCTCATCTTTATGTACTTACAGCCAAGTTCTCAGCATTCTCTTGACACACATAAGATGGCCTCTGTCTTCTATACAGTGATCATTCCCATGTTGAACCCTTTAATCTACAGCCTCAGAAATAAGGATGTTAAAAATGCCCtgaaaaaaatcatcaccaataaaaaccaggcttctgtgttcacatttaaaatatgattcGAATAAATAAATGTGGACATTCTCTcatggtgcattttttttttttttagttgactaTGAAAAACTAGTCAAATGACTTGACCTTATTTGGTGTTCAATAAAGATTTCTTCaaactaaaataaattcattCCCTGAATTCTTTGTAATCAAACTTGACTTAgaataataatttatatgtagaaaGTATCATAGGAACTTACATGCcatttctcaaattttatatatgcatatatatatttacacataaaagtacatataagtatatttatatatttataaaaatccatTTCATCTGGTATCAACATAACTAGACATAAGCCAAAGGTAGACAAAACTGAGTTCCCTTTAATACCCAGTTTAAAATTATAAGAATGCTTTAATAATGTATCTTACAGTGCTTTTGTAATATATTCCCAATTAAATGCTAAGAGACAGCTGTAAATCAGTGATTTCAAGCtgaattgatttttctcccaggggctatttggcaatgtctggaatATTATTGATTTTCACCATGATAAGGTGGTGTAAATGAGTAGCCTTGTTATGTAGACAATCAAGGGTGtgggtgtgttagttgctcagtcatgtccgactctttgtgaccccatggcccataacctgccaggcttctccgtccatgggattctccaggcaagaatattggagtggattgccatctccttctccaaggctgTAGATGCTGCTACATAAACTGTAGTGGACATGAAAAATTCATCACACATAAAACAATTATACAGTTCTAAATGCTAAGTTTCAATGCTGGGAAAGTCTTCCCTCAACAGCTGTTTTCTAAGAATTGTAGACTTCATCCTGGTCATACTGGTGAATGGTGTTACTAAGGCTTCCTATGTTCTtggccactcagtcgtgtctgactccctgtggccccatggactgtagcccatcatgttcctctgtccatggaattttccaggcaagcatactggagtgggttaccatttcctccttttgtgtctcctgccttagcaggtagattctttaccactagccacctgaAAAGTCTCCTATAGACTTGCcgattttccctttatttttttttccatcagttcagttcagtcgctcagttgtgtccgactctttgtgaccccatgaattgccgcacgccaggcctccctgtccatcaccaactcctggagtccactcaaactcacgtccatcgagtcggtgatgccatccagccatcttatcctctgtcgtccccttctccttctgcccccaatccctcctagcatcagagtcttttccaatgagtcaactcttcgcatgaggtggctaaagtactggagtttcagctttagcatcattccttccaaagaaatcccagggctgatcttcagaatggactggctggatatccttgcagtccaagggactctcaagagtcttctccaacaccacagttcaaaagcatcaattcttcgagactcagctttcttcacagttcaactctcacatccatacatgagtactggaaaaaccacagccttgactggacggaactttgttggcaaagtaatgtctctgcttttgaatatgccatctaggttggtcataaccttccttccaaggagtaagcatcttttaatttcatggctgcgatcaccatctgcagtgattttgaagccccccaaaataaagccctACACTGTttccacagaaaactagtcaatcttttTTCCATCAAGTACCATTAAATCCCCAGTTGAATTATGCTTTTCTGTTCACATATGTCACTTTCTATTTCATAAATCTTGAGGTGACTGTGTCACTTGTTCATGAATTTATAATTGCAAATTTACTGTGTTttcctgttattattattaaaaacctATCTTTGTTTACTGTAGTCCTATTTTTCTATgactttaatataaaatttaagctCTTTTATAGTTACTATTTTCATGGaatcattttctatcattttactttaaaaatatatatttattattttatttttggctgcactgggtcttctttgctgtcaACTGGTTTTCTCTAGCTTTGGTGAGTGGTACTACTCTCTAGCTATAGTATCTAGGCTTCTCACTATGGTGAGTTCTCTTGATACAGAGTTCTGGCTCTTGAGCACAgtctcagtagctgcagtgcacagacttagttgccttgaggcatatggaatcttcccggaccagcgactgaacccatgtcccctgcattggcagtggcaAAAACTGAGTGAAAATTGTGTCTTTTTTAAACAGGCAGCTGTtggattttgcctttttaaagtaACTAAATATATATGCCTTTTGATTGGTGTAATTAGTACCTTTCTACTTAATGACATCTGGAGGGCTTGTTAGAACACGTATTGGTGGATCAAACTTCCAGAGTTTAAGACCAGTAGGTCTGATTCtttgagggattccctggtggctcagacggtaaagtgtctgcccacaatgcgggagacccaggttcgatctccgggttgggaagatcccctggagaaggaaatgacaaatgactccagtattcttgcctagaaaatcccgtggattggggagcctggtgggctacaatgcatggggtcgcaaacagtcggacatgacttaccaacttcATGGAGGTTTCATGGAGGTCTGAttcagagcaagaaaaaaaaaattgcattttcaaCAGCTACTTATAGTCTCCAAGTGTTGAATGAGGTTACTGAGAGGATGTTACCTTTGGTTGACTCTTGAGCTGGACCTGGACAATCAGAGGGTCCTCACTATCAATCCCTGCCTCCATGCCTTTGGAGTGCACTTTTCTGCCTGTTGCTTCCATGGCAGGAGCCATTGTCAAGGACGCAGCCTGGAGAGCCTAAGGTGTTGAAACCATCTGGATGgtaggcatgctgctgctgctaagtcacttcagtcgtgtccgactctgtgcgactccatagacggcagcccaccaggctcccccatccctgggatactcaaggcaagaacactggagtgggttgccatttccttctccaatgcatgaaagtgaaaagtgaaagtgaagtcactcagtcgttgtccaactcttagcgaccccatggactgcagcctaccaggctcctcggcccatgggatttcccaggcaagagtactggagtgggttgccattgtcttctccatggtAGGCGTGAGTGAACCCATAAGTCTTTTAGGAGTCCAGGGGGCCTTTGCAgagatttattcattttatagccACCCAAGCCAAGACTCATAGGTATATTCCCTTGTTGTTTAAAATTGCCACTGACCAATATGGGTTGAtccacttctttctcttttttctccctgcCCTTCATGTATGCTTGTCTAGTTTCAGATTTCACCTGGGAAACTCTGTTTGCAAACCAATATCAAGTTATCTTGATGTTGCTTGTCCAGGGCTCCACTTTTATAGCCATTGCCTCAAATGATCTCTTTATCATATCTATATTCAGCTTCTGGTGGCTTTTCTCAATTAAGAGTCAGTGCCTACATTTCTTTATTGGAGAACTGCATCAAGTTCCCTGAAGCTGTTATGTCTGTGGGCCAGGTAAGACAGAAGCAACTGGAAATTTACATCCCACAGGGACTAGCCCTTAGCAATGATTGATACGAGCACAGGAGTATACAGGGGGCCCTTGGACACTGCGAGTTTGAATTGCACAGGTCTACCTATGCTAtcctatgctaagtcgcttcagtcgtgtcccactctgtgcgaccccatagacggcagcccaccaggctcccccgtccctgggattctccaggcaagaacactggagtgggttgccatttccttctccagtgcatgaaagcaaaaagtgaaagtgaagtcgctcagttgtgtccaactcctagcgaccccatggactgcagcctaccaggctcctccgtccatgggattttccaggcaagagtactggagtggggtgccattgccttctccaacaggtCTACCTATTTCCATTAGTAAATATTATAGTACTACAAGGTCACTGATTGCTTGAATCCAATGATGGAGGGAGGAATTATTGATACAGTAGGCCAATGTTAAGTTATACACAGATTAATACATACATTTATGGGTTATGGGTTGTTCAGGGTCAGCTGTTTATATCCAAGCTCTTTTGCCCACTCATATCAACTTGAGCTACCTCTCTCCAGAACTCCTCCATGGAATCTAACCAAAATTCCTGTCATGGGGACTTTGATACTGTATCCTTGCTTGGCTTACTTTCTTAGCAGGTGCCACTTCCCACTCAATCCAATAGCTATTCATGGGAAAAATGCTTAACAAATCACATTTACACCAATCATTGATTCAGTATCTCATTTTGGGCGAACCCAAATTAAGATGGTATTATAATTTTTTGCAATATATTATTTGTGcaattttccagaaagaaaagtcCTCTTGATAGTCATATATATTGAAACATTCAAATTGTTTAACATTCATCAACTTTTATCAGCCTACTTAATAGGAAGTGCTTCTAACACCTCTTCTTATCACAAAAAGGTCTcagaagtttaaaaacaaaactttaaaaaagtaaaagtctgAAGAATTATTTAGGCTATGTTGTCAAATCTAGTTTGCTCTTAGCCATGAAATTCTGGGTCCTTTTTCttctggggccttccctggtagctcagatggtaaaggatttgtttgcaatacaggagacacaggtttgatccctgggtcaggaagaccccctggagaagggaatggcaacccactttagtattcttgtctggagaatcccatggatagaggagcttggcaggctatagtcaatggggtctcaaagagtcagacatgactgagcaccttcgttttctttcttttcttctggaaaaAGAAAGCTAACTGAATGGATGTGAATATCAGGAGGCATGAATTTGACTCCTGATAGAACCACTAACTTTATTTCCTGTTTAAGATGTGAGCTTTCTCATTGGTAAATGATTGGGTTGTGTTagatatatgattttattttttgtagaattaTTTTGGTTAGAGTTTTTTATGTTATTAATAATAGTATCAATgtgtgcatgggtgctaagtcatgtctgaccctttgcgaccctgtggactgtagcccatgaggttcctacatccttgggattctcaggcaagaatactagagtgggttgtgatcccctcctccaggggatcttccccatccagagaccaaacctgcatctctacatctcctgcattggcaggtgggttctttaccagtagcaccacctgggaagctccaataaATGATAATAACTAAAATTAGTCtggtggagtggggtggcataACCAAAGCTCTGACCAATTTTTCCTCTTAACACATTTTCCAGCAATATTCCTTCTGGCCACTCAGAAACAACTTGTGTCATTGCCACAAGACCAAGTTGCTTTCCCAGCACTATCTGAAAAGTATGAGACTAAACATGATCTATGGTCCCATGCTGCCTGGTAGTGCTTTGAGTTCCAATCTTTTCATAAGCATCATAGGAATTCTATTTTGACAAGGGAAATCTCTCTCACCAGTGCTGTTTCTGACCTGTTCCTAAATCTCCCCCAATCCTCACAATATTAATGTCCAGTTGTTCTTCCAATTACAAACTTTCTTAAATGTAGTATCATTCATGAGGGTGTAAATTCTACCAGGACTTCTACCAgtctgaaaatggaaaaatctaaATTTGAACaagaaactttatttatttatttattttttctggtttgttggtttttggccacatggcttgtgagattttagttccctgaacaaggattgaacccaggtgctcAGCAGTGAAAAgccagagccctaaccactggatcaccagggaatatCCAAGAAAGCTTATCTCTTGAAAACTTTGAGATCTAGGTAACTAGCACTGCTTGGAAAACAGCTGTGGTTTTCAAACTGTTAAGTATAACTTTTCTTTAATAATGCtgttaagaaaaacatgaaatggTGAAAACTGCTGTGTGGGtctgatttaaaatgtgttattgaAATGAGGTTAATTTTATTGATGTGTTTGGGGATTCAAGGTTTCAATGATCATTATTTGTCATAATTTTTGTCATAATCTATTCTACAAAGTTTCTAAATAACTGTAGTAATACATTTGCTTTATTTACAGAGGTTCAATTCCCAAGTTCTCACAGATTAGTCTCTTGTGACAACTCAGAAAGGAATGTGAGATAAATGAGTCCCAGTGGTACTTTCTCATGGAGATGGCATGAAATCTTTTTTCAGGTTCTCCCAGGCTTTCAAATGAAGATcttgggagaggaaaaaaataaaaataaagcaaactcaCAAATCTCCCAAACTCTCTCTCTACAAGTGAAAATCCCATTGTTGAGGACTATTTTCCAGGGAACAGCTGCCAGGAACACTGTCTAAATTGCATGTTTATTTGTAAAGCTCCTGCCTCAGAAATATGCTTATCTCATTTGCAAGCTTATTTATCAAGTTTCTCTCCAGCAGTGAAAAACCTGGCCCCACTACTTAAAAGTCATTTAATTACTTGTTCAACACCAATATACATGTACAGCCTTTCAGAATTAACTTGGACCACCATGAGAAACAGATTTATAAACCAGAATGCAAAGTTTATATGCAGTTCCTTTTGTCTATAATTTTACAATGACTAATCAAAGAGCCATTTTCCAAAGTTACTCATGGCAAATCTCCCATCTTAAGTGTGATTATGTCACACATTCATAATACAGTTAAATACATTTGTATGCAATTTTTCCTGGCATTGTCTGACAATCTCaataacttatatatatatatatatatatatatatatatatatatatatatatatatatatatatgctatgctatgctaagtcgcttcagtcgtgtccaactctgtgcaaccccatagacagcagcccaccaggctccgttgtATAATTTAGTCTTTGCAGTATGCAGTTTTATGAATTTATGATAATTGCAGAGAGTTAAATAACAACCCCCTAGGTAACATGCAGAACAGTTCCTTCACCTTAAAAATTCCCTTAATGTATCTCCTAGTCAAATACTCTCCCCTCCCCAAAACTTTGATCAACCGAACTGAACTCTTTCTCCTAAAAgtttaagaaatggaaagataaaccTTTCCCTGGGAAGAGCCCTTGatgacatatgtgtatatataactaaTGTTGAAATAGCTTTATAAAAACTCAATCCTAACAAGTTGTGGTTAATAACTCCTCTTTATTGTCACTTGAATTCAGCTAATGTATTTGCATGCAGGGATTTATACA
Protein-coding regions in this window:
- the LOC109569110 gene encoding olfactory receptor 8U1-like → MAQINCTQVKEFILVGLTDQEELKTPLFVLFLSIYLFTVAGNLGLILVIITDSRLHTPMYFFLSNLAFVDFCYASVVTPKMLGNFLYKQNVISFNSCAAQLGCFLTFMVSECLLLTSMAYDRYVGICNPLLYMASMSRGICIQLVAVPYSYGFLMALFHTIFTFRLSYCHSNTINHFYCDDMPLLRLTCSDTRSKQLWILACAGVTLISSVLIVFISYMFIISTILRMHSAEGRHKAFSTCSSHILAVTIFYGTLIFMYLQPSSQHSLDTHKMASVFYTVIIPMLNPLIYSLRNKDVKNALKKIITNIPISISKYYSTTRSLIA